A segment of the Terriglobales bacterium genome:
TTAAGGCGGGGGGTAACTTCGCCGACCTTGCGAAGAAGAATTCGGAAGATGAAGGCAGCGCGAAGAACGGTGGCGACCTGGGATGGATCAACCGCGGACAAACCGTGCCCGAGTTTGAGAAGGTCGCGTTCTCGCTGAAGAAAGGCGAGACGAGTGGGCTGGTCCAAAGCAGCTACGGGTTTCACATCATCCAATTGATCGACCGTCACGATGCCCATGTGAAATCGCTGGACGAAGTGAAGGCTCAAATCGAGCCGATCCTGCGTCAGCAGAAGGCAGCCGATGCCGCCGAGAATTCCGCAAATCAGTTGCTATCTCAAGCCAAGGCCCAGGGACTGGAGAAGGCTGCACAGGCGAAAGGGCTGGAGGTTATCACCAGCAACCTGATCACCCGTACGGATACCCTGCCCGGCGTCGGTACCGCACCACAGTTGATGGACGCCATCTTCAGCGCAGCTCCGAAGGGTGCGCCTGAGATGATCGCGACCCCACAGGGCAGCGTGGTGTTCCAGGTGACCGAGGTGAAGCCGCCCGCGACCCCGAGTTTCGATGAAATCCGAGCGCGGGTTGAATCTGAGTACAAGAGCGACAAGGCACAGCAACTGCTGGCTCAGAGGACGATGGAACTGTCCGAAAAGGCCAAGGCCGAGCACAGCGTGAAGAAGGCGGCCCAGCAGGTCGGTGCCAATTTCAAGACCTCGGACTTCGTTTCCCCGAGCAGTCAGGTTCCGGATCTTGGCAGAATGGCCGATGCGGCGTCCGTGGCGTTCTCGCTGAAGAATGGCGAAGTCAGCGGCCCGATCAACACCGGCCGTGGTGGCGCAGTGCTGATGGTGGTGGACAAGCAAGAGCCTACCGCCGAGGAACTGGCCAAGGGTAACGAGCAGATCCGTCAGGCGCTGCTCGAGCGCAAGCGTGCGGAGGTCTTCCAGGTCTTTGCCGCCGGACTGCGGCAGCGTCTGGAGAGCGACAAGAAAATCCGCAAGAACCAGAAGGAATGGAACCGCATCATGAGCGCGAGTTCCGAACTGCCGGGTCAGTAAACGGGACAATAAAAAACGCCGGCGGATGATTGAAAAATCCGCCGGTGCTAGCATCCAACCAACATGCAGGAACGTGCCTCCGGCATTCTTTTACATCCGAGTTGTTTTCCTTCACGCGGCGGCATCGGCGACTTCGGGCCCGCCGCGTACGATTTTGTAGACTTCCTCACTGAGGCCAAACAAAGCCTGTGGCAGATCCTGCCGCTTGCTCCCGTGGGATACGGCAACTCTCCTTATTCGGGGCTTTCGGCGTTCGCCGGCAATCCTTTCCTCATCAGCCTGGACAGGCTGGCGGAGCGCGGGTGGATTAGTCCGGATAAAGTCGCCTC
Coding sequences within it:
- a CDS encoding peptidyl-prolyl cis-trans isomerase produces the protein MIRFLQSSGKAKKVILGGLLLIICGAMVITLVPGGMLGDAFGFGGVEGGVLAKIGAQEVTVAEVDATARRMGRQQFGGRSVPSALLPMLRQSAAEQLVTQKALLAEAEHMGLKVTSQELQQALSRGQIGQYLFPNGQFVGEQQYEMFVNQQFQLTIPQFEQLVKNDLLLNKLRLAVEGPVAVSKSDVEEEYRRQNTKVKLEYATLSLEDVMKQVKPTEADLKSYYESHKESYANSIPEKRQVKYAVVDTAQIANQVQVTQADLQRYYRDNQDLYRVPEQVNVRHILIKTPLPGPDGKTDDNAVKAAKQKAEDVLSKIKAGGNFADLAKKNSEDEGSAKNGGDLGWINRGQTVPEFEKVAFSLKKGETSGLVQSSYGFHIIQLIDRHDAHVKSLDEVKAQIEPILRQQKAADAAENSANQLLSQAKAQGLEKAAQAKGLEVITSNLITRTDTLPGVGTAPQLMDAIFSAAPKGAPEMIATPQGSVVFQVTEVKPPATPSFDEIRARVESEYKSDKAQQLLAQRTMELSEKAKAEHSVKKAAQQVGANFKTSDFVSPSSQVPDLGRMADAASVAFSLKNGEVSGPINTGRGGAVLMVVDKQEPTAEELAKGNEQIRQALLERKRAEVFQVFAAGLRQRLESDKKIRKNQKEWNRIMSASSELPGQ